TTGGTGCTCCCTTCTTTATATAGACATTCTAGTTTGGAGACTGGCTTGACTGTTGTGGAGTCGGAGTTATTCTCAGCTTTTAACTGAGCCTTTCTTGGCCTCAAGGTCAATCAAGTTTTGCTCAGCCGAAATTATGCTTACCGAGATCGTCTTTTTGAGCTctgtcttctgagctcggcattctaCGCGCGACCTTCTGCCCTCGATCTTTTGAGCTCATGCTTATCAAGACCATCTGCCCCTCCCCCAAATTGAAACCTTCAGAATTTAGCCACCAGAAAATTCATCTGCAGTTATTTAATATAGTGAATTGCCTCTCCCTCGCCTGGGAGGTGACCGTACCCCCCGAGCTCCCcagaaaaggcaaaaaaaaaaaaaaaaaaaaaaacagctgcGACCAATCGACGCCCAACTGCTCCCACCGTCGCAGTGTACGAGGAACTTCTATGCGGGACCGCCCAGCCGTCTGATTGGCGTACGAGGAGGGCGATTCAAGCACCCGCATACAAATCTACGCATCCACCCCCAACATCTACGTAAAGCTTCCTGAATATACTACGCCGGCCCCCTCCTCTTTCGGCGACGGTACATGCCAACTTCTCTCAGCAGCCAGCCCTCTTCCTCGTCTTACTAAACCTCCTCTCCAGACCCAGGTTATCAGCTAACCACGGTTACTTTAACCCGACTCTTTCCTTTTATTCTGTCTATTATTCCTCATCTCCCCTGCCTCACTGCCTCCCACCAAACTGTCCACCCCCATCCCCCTACTGGTACTACGGAGCTAGAGAGTGAGAAAGTACagtagagaagaaggaagagcgtcGGTACTAGTAGCGGAGAGAGAGCACCCTCAATGGCTTCTCTCCTGCTCCCTCTACTCTTCGCCTTCATGGTCTCGTTGGTTGCGGGCGAGGGGCACAACATAACGGCGATCTTGGATGGGTTCCCGGAGTACTCGCTGTACAACAGCTACCTGAGCCAGACGAAGGTGTGCGACGAGATCAACTCCCGGGAGACGGTAACATGCCTTGTCCTCCCCAACGCCGCCATGTCCGCCCTCGCGGCCAAGCAGTCCCTGGCCGGCATCAAGAACGCCCTTCGGCTCCTCACCCTCCTCGACTACTTCGACCCCCAGAAGCTCCACGACCTACCCCACGGCTCCGCCCTCACTACCACCCTCTACCAGACCACCGGCAACGCCCTCGGCAACTCGGGCTTCGTCAACATCACCAACCTCCGCGGCGGCCGCGTCgccttcgccgccgccgcccccggcTCCAAGCTCGACTCTTCCTATACGAAATCCGTCCGCGAGGTTCCCTACAACCTCTCCGTCCTCGAGATCTCTGCCCCCATCGTCTACCCGGGCCTCCTCGACGCCCCCTCGGCCGCCTCCTCCAACCTCACCGCCCTCCTCGAGAAGGCTGGCTGCAAGACCTTTGCCTCCCTCGTCGTCTCCTCCGGCGTCCTCAAGATCTTCCAGTCCGCCATGGAGAAAGGCCTCACCCTCTTCGCCCCCAACGACGAGGCTTTTAAAGCCCCCGGCGTCCCCGATCTCAGCTCCCTCTCCAGCGCCGAGCTCGTCACCCTCCTCCAGTACCACGCCCTCCCCACCTACGCCCCCAAAGACTCCCTCAAGATCGCTAAGGGCCGGATCACCACCATGGCATCCAGCGGCGCCGGCAAGTACGACCTCTCCGTCGTCTCCCGCGGCGACGACGTCTCCCTCGACACCGGCGTCGACACATCCCGCGTCGCCAGCACAATCCTCGACGACACCCCCGTCTGCGTCCTCACCGTAGAcaacctcctcctcccttccgAGCTCTTCCGTGGCGCGCCGGCGCCAGCACCGGGGCCCATGGCGCTGACGCCGTCCCCTTCCCCCGCCCCAGCCAAGGAGGCCCCCGCGCCGGCCCGGAAGGCCAAGGCGCCCTCGCCGATGCCACTGTCCCCGCCGGCACCGCCGACGTCTGCACCGGGGGAGTCGCCTGCGGGATCTCCGGAGTCGGCCGCGGACAAGGCGGCGGACGAGAAGTCTGCTGCGGCGATGCCACTTAAAACCCTAGCGGCGGCGGTCTCCGCGTTGTTGGCGCTGACTCCCTTCTTGTGAGCaacttatatcatttgatttgaGTCTTAGTGGATTTGAGTGAAGGACCGTTGCATCCGTTCGACGccgctttctttctttgttttctctctGGTTAGttgatttgttttttttgttagttGAGACATGATGGTGATGCTGGTTTTGTTTCGGACTTGGTATGGCGCATGGATTTGTTCTCTTTTtatttgtcttctttttttttggtttcttattctggGAGCTATCCAAGTTCGTGGCTAGCTGAAAGAAACCATTTCTGCTTCTAGTTCTTGTCACTGTTCTCTTTACCACGGTTTCCATGGAGATGTGGAAGAAGCGAACGGCTGTATGATTATTATGCTTTtccttattatttttcttttttggaaacAAAAGAGACATCCAGTGGAgtgtaaattttttaattttgttttagatgatctttttttttaagagaataAAAAGGTTTGGAGGCTTTGGAATCGATGGGTAAAAGCGATTGGAGAGTCGTGGGGGGCAGCAGCGGCGTGATCTGACAGGAGAGGCCATGGGCCGGCGCTGAGACGGTGGTGGGCCCACAACTACTCCACGCTTCTCTAACGGGCCCTCTCGATCTCTCTCTTGTCTTGATTCGATCTGGCGTTAAACTTTGTCCTGGTCACTCGCTTTCGGGCTCCCCTCGTTTCTCTTCCCGCGCGGCGCGTCGTCGGGCTCAAGAACCGCGCTTTCTTTTGATTTAATCTTCGCATCTCCCGGGCCTCTCGCTGTCAGTTCCTTATGCCTCGTAGTTTTAAGCCTGCATAACTTTATCTTTTCAAGTACACCGTTCTACGGTATTTTACTTAGCTTATGGTCATTATTTTTAGTTTGATGAAGACCTTAGAGGTCAGACATGGACTAAGACGTCAGGCATGGTTTGTTAATTATTTGAGGGTGAAACTCGGCATTAAGAAATGAAGAAGTGCTTTCTTCAATTAATGAGCTGTGTCCCCCCTGGCCCATGAATAAATGGTAGGGAAAATGATGCTCCTGGTTCTTAATATTCAACGATAATACCAGATTGTTTATTGTATGATGACCGTATCACTGGCTGTCGTCAAATAGGGGCAAAATATAGTTTCTGGAACTGGTTTTAGATAATAAGCTGTAAACGGTCCGGACTCATGGTGTATCCTTTTCCTTATTTGATTAGGAAAATGGAGTTCTGATTCAAGTTTGGATTTGTTAAAATGAATAGGCTTTAAACTCGCTCCAAACTTGATTAGTAGTTGGATCCGAGTTCAAATTTgagtttttttgttttattgttCAATTGAACAAATGATTTTAGTGGTTTCCTAGTCAAGGATTGACAATTATTTCAATATTGAAAGATCTCTTAGCACAACAGTTCTCTATATAATGAATCTGCTGGAGATTCTGCTAGAAAAGAAGCGGTTGTTGAAGTGAAAAATTTTGCAAATTcgaaataaattcaaaattttatttatatttaattagacTGAAAAATAGTTAAAATCCAAGTGCCAGCTAGGATTTTAGAATTGAAATAGCAATAGGCAATGGTTAAGGAGAGAATGCAAAGTATGCGCCCGCGTGCacaactttttttttgatatatatatatatatatatatatatatatatatatatatatatatatatatatatatatatatatatatatatatatatatatataaaagatccAACAAATAAACAGTTGGTTCTCATATATAGAATCAGAGTttggtaggggtggcaatcgggtcgggtcagacataaacaggtcgggtcaaatacaggtcgggtcagaaaactataaatctgaatccgacctgtttattaaacgggtcaggaattacaaacctgaacctgacctgtttattaaacaggtaacccgacccgacccgtttaacctgtttaataaataggtaatCTGTTTACCcaatccgacccgacctgtttaacctgtttgcccaacctgacccgtttaacctgtttagacctgtttaatctgtccaacccgacctgtttaacatgtccaacccgacctgtttagacctgtttagacccgtttaacctgtttagacctgtctaacctgtttaacccgtttaacctgtttaacccgtttaacctgtttagacctgtttaacctgcccaacagttaaacgggttaaacggtttaaacgggtcagacatctaaaacccgtatccgacccaattaataaacaggttaaacgggtcgacctgtttacgacccgaacctgtttaggccaaacccaaacctgtttatagcgggtcgaacacgggtcgggttggcgggtcgggtcatattttgccacccctagagTTTGGTCCAATAAAATTACCAAAAACTTAATGTGAATCCCCATTTAATTACTTAAAAATAATCAGATACAGTTATCAAtttatttgatattatttaCACCTTTACTAGTATATAAGTTAGGCCTTCTATTGATTTTTTAACCTTCCACTCTTCCTGTCTTCCACCAGGGTGGCATGTTGTTTGCATGTTTACGTATGTGGCCAACTCCCATCAGTCGTTGGTAGTTAGGTCAATTTGTTTCATGCCAAGGTTGGGCACTAGCGAAAGTGTTATTTCACTCTTTAACCATTAAGTTGGCCATGATTGTAGATTGTCTTACATTAAAAGTATGATTCGAAGTACAGGCCAAAGCGGCTTATACCTTGTTAAACTGctcctttaaaaaaaattatatcggACATCTGGCGTGCCAGCTAAGCTGTACACCAGGTAAATAATACTCTACTAGGTGGCCAATGGCACCAGCTCCGCTCCCTCTCCTAAgccgaaaataaataaataaatagggttCCGCTTCTGCCTTTACTCTGTTGCAAACCCCCTCATCCCTCTatgctcgtttggttcgtggagaaagaaggagaaaagtatggtcaacgaaaaagtaatgagatgcctcttgtttggttggagttttcaaatgagagagatgaaaaaattgtattcccatgggaatatgattcccacatttcatggaaaagtcttttttATGAGGCGGGAGTCattctatctttatttttttccaaaaaactccttcagcattaaagaggcattaaaaacctaatttttattaaggatataatagaaattacacataacttttctaagaaagtgaatggtcaaccaaacattagCACTTTGGAAATCTGCTACTTTTCCAtatttaaccaaacatgccaaaagtacgtTTCCAGGCATTCTCTTCCTGTAAATCTTCTTCCGAGGAATTATAtttctaggaggaaaaatgctttccgCAAACCAAATGAG
Above is a genomic segment from Phoenix dactylifera cultivar Barhee BC4 chromosome 2, palm_55x_up_171113_PBpolish2nd_filt_p, whole genome shotgun sequence containing:
- the LOC103699822 gene encoding fasciclin-like arabinogalactan protein 10, whose amino-acid sequence is MASLLLPLLFAFMVSLVAGEGHNITAILDGFPEYSLYNSYLSQTKVCDEINSRETVTCLVLPNAAMSALAAKQSLAGIKNALRLLTLLDYFDPQKLHDLPHGSALTTTLYQTTGNALGNSGFVNITNLRGGRVAFAAAAPGSKLDSSYTKSVREVPYNLSVLEISAPIVYPGLLDAPSAASSNLTALLEKAGCKTFASLVVSSGVLKIFQSAMEKGLTLFAPNDEAFKAPGVPDLSSLSSAELVTLLQYHALPTYAPKDSLKIAKGRITTMASSGAGKYDLSVVSRGDDVSLDTGVDTSRVASTILDDTPVCVLTVDNLLLPSELFRGAPAPAPGPMALTPSPSPAPAKEAPAPARKAKAPSPMPLSPPAPPTSAPGESPAGSPESAADKAADEKSAAAMPLKTLAAAVSALLALTPFL